From Burkholderia pseudomultivorans, the proteins below share one genomic window:
- a CDS encoding UvrD-helicase domain-containing protein yields the protein MTEPTENPALVAAQDAQRKIDQALDAGRSFRLEAGAGAGKTYSLVAALKRLIANRGSTLVQAGQKVACITYTEVARNEIAQEIEDHPAILVDTIHGFSWAFLRQFQKALRDLVTEMEDRREKIEQGGGVGSKAVDYDLGFFGVDADRITLGHDDIPEMMATLLQREKFRRVLTQQFPIIFIDEYQDTHRQFMEAMTEHFLKPGAGPLIGLFGDHWQTIYRSEYELAEYPIEGIGKGSNFRSVPVIVDVLNKLRPELTQAVCDPNALGEARFFHANAYRGQRTNDRNSKGDLPPELARSTRERLMEQLQAEGWELSKTKVLMLTHNVLAAEQGYPTIAEIFSGRTDLFARKEDPAIKFFAETVEPMCAAYSTSRYGDMFRAFGSGPAIMKHQDKASWRGDMDALQKLRTEGTVGQVIDHLKKTRRPPPPDRLLRRDDELRAFNGQSIPDDATALQRYSKLRNVRYAEMVELVKFVEKQTPFATQHSVKGAEFENVLVVLGGGWNHYNWPQLLELLETGALNAKNTKGFYRARNLFYVSISRPMTRLAVLATQTLSDTALTAVGRLFGNGNVMELAIPT from the coding sequence ATGACCGAACCTACCGAAAACCCCGCCCTTGTTGCCGCGCAGGATGCTCAAAGAAAGATCGATCAGGCCCTTGACGCAGGTCGCAGCTTTCGTCTTGAAGCCGGCGCAGGTGCAGGAAAGACGTACTCTCTGGTTGCCGCCCTGAAACGGCTAATCGCGAACCGTGGATCGACGTTGGTTCAGGCAGGACAAAAGGTCGCCTGTATAACCTATACCGAGGTCGCTCGAAATGAGATTGCGCAGGAGATCGAAGATCATCCTGCGATTCTCGTCGATACTATTCATGGTTTCTCGTGGGCGTTCCTACGCCAATTTCAGAAGGCGTTGCGCGACCTCGTGACCGAAATGGAAGACAGACGCGAAAAGATCGAGCAAGGCGGGGGCGTAGGTTCAAAGGCCGTGGACTACGACCTAGGCTTCTTCGGTGTCGATGCTGATCGAATCACGCTCGGTCACGACGACATTCCAGAAATGATGGCGACACTTCTGCAACGCGAAAAGTTTCGCCGCGTGCTAACTCAGCAGTTTCCCATCATCTTCATCGATGAGTACCAGGATACGCACCGACAGTTTATGGAGGCGATGACTGAACATTTCTTGAAACCCGGTGCTGGTCCGCTAATAGGTCTTTTTGGCGATCATTGGCAGACCATCTATCGCAGCGAATACGAGCTCGCTGAGTACCCGATTGAAGGAATTGGCAAAGGTTCCAATTTTCGCTCTGTACCGGTCATCGTGGATGTACTCAACAAACTTCGCCCCGAACTGACACAAGCCGTATGCGATCCCAATGCGCTTGGTGAGGCAAGATTTTTTCACGCTAATGCCTATAGAGGGCAGCGAACCAATGATAGAAACTCGAAGGGCGACCTACCTCCCGAACTAGCGCGAAGCACCCGAGAACGGCTGATGGAGCAACTCCAAGCTGAGGGTTGGGAACTTAGCAAGACCAAGGTACTCATGCTCACCCACAATGTTCTCGCCGCAGAGCAGGGATACCCGACCATCGCCGAAATATTCAGCGGCAGGACCGACTTGTTTGCAAGGAAGGAAGATCCCGCAATCAAGTTCTTTGCTGAGACAGTTGAACCTATGTGTGCGGCCTACAGCACCTCTCGCTATGGTGACATGTTTAGGGCGTTTGGCTCTGGTCCCGCCATTATGAAGCACCAAGACAAAGCCTCCTGGCGTGGCGATATGGACGCCCTTCAAAAGCTGCGCACCGAAGGAACGGTCGGGCAAGTCATTGACCATCTGAAAAAGACGAGGCGCCCGCCGCCACCGGACCGCCTTTTGCGGCGCGATGATGAGCTTAGAGCGTTCAATGGCCAATCCATACCTGATGATGCCACTGCGCTTCAGCGCTACAGCAAACTCCGAAATGTTCGTTACGCCGAGATGGTCGAACTGGTGAAGTTTGTCGAAAAGCAGACGCCCTTTGCCACGCAACATAGCGTCAAGGGAGCCGAGTTTGAGAACGTTCTTGTAGTGCTCGGCGGCGGCTGGAATCACTACAACTGGCCACAACTACTAGAGCTTCTTGAAACGGGAGCGCTAAATGCAAAAAACACAAAAGGGTTCTATCGGGCGCGTAACCTCTTCTATGTCTCCATTTCGCGGCCCATGACGCGACTTGCGGTTCTCGCCACACAGACCTTGTCGGATACAGCTCTAACTGCCGTAGGACGGCTTTTTGGAAATGGTAACGTGATGGAACTTGCCATTCCGACGTAA
- a CDS encoding IS3 family transposase (programmed frameshift), with the protein MEVLTGPERRRRWTAEQKLAMVRESFEPGKSVSMVARQHGVNPNQLFHWRKLYQDGSLSAVKAGEEVVPASELADALKQIRELQRMLGKKTMENEILREAVEYGRGKKMDSALALAAGGRPVKLVCEVLGVSRSNVSARLSRPATWRDGRQSRQTDDASVVEEIRRVVGDLPSYGYRRVWGSLRNERIAAGQVPFNAKRIYRIMRTHGLLMQRRPAPPRPQRRHDGKVAVARSNQRWCSDGFEFRCDNGEPLRVTFALDCCDREAMSWAATTAGHSGDIVRDVMLAAVENRFGNELHTPSEIEWLSDNGSGYTADDTRRFAAAIGLKPLTTPVCSPQSNGMAESFVKTMKRDYVAFMPKPDAATAARNLAIAFEHYNEKHPHSALKYRSPREFRRSMDSATLV; encoded by the exons ATGGAAGTGTTGACGGGCCCGGAGCGTCGGCGGCGCTGGACGGCGGAGCAGAAGCTGGCGATGGTTCGCGAGAGTTTCGAACCGGGGAAGTCGGTTTCGATGGTTGCGCGCCAGCACGGCGTGAACCCGAACCAGCTGTTCCACTGGCGCAAGCTGTACCAGGACGGGAGTCTGTCGGCGGTCAAGGCTGGAGAGGAAGTGGTCCCTGCATCAGAGCTGGCCGATGCCCTCAAGCAGATTCGTGAGCTGCAGCGGATGCTCGGCAAGAAGACCATGGAGAACGAGATTCTCCGCGAAGCAGTCGAGTATGGCCGAG GCAAAAAAATGGATAGCGCACTCGCCCTCGCTGCCGGAGGACGACCAGTGAAACTGGTTTGTGAAGTTCTCGGCGTGTCGCGCTCGAACGTATCGGCACGACTGTCGCGTCCGGCGACGTGGCGCGATGGCCGTCAATCGCGGCAGACGGACGATGCGAGCGTGGTCGAGGAAATCCGCCGAGTCGTCGGCGATTTGCCCAGCTATGGCTATCGCCGGGTGTGGGGCTCGCTGCGCAATGAACGCATTGCTGCCGGACAGGTGCCGTTCAATGCGAAGCGCATCTATCGCATCATGCGCACTCACGGTCTGCTGATGCAACGGCGTCCAGCACCGCCTCGGCCGCAACGTCGGCACGATGGCAAGGTGGCCGTAGCCCGCAGCAATCAGCGATGGTGCTCGGACGGCTTCGAGTTCCGCTGCGACAACGGCGAGCCGCTTCGAGTGACATTCGCGCTTGACTGCTGCGACCGCGAAGCGATGAGCTGGGCGGCTACGACGGCAGGTCACAGCGGCGACATCGTGCGCGACGTCATGCTGGCCGCAGTGGAAAATCGGTTTGGCAACGAGCTGCATACACCGTCCGAAATCGAGTGGCTGAGTGACAACGGTTCGGGCTATACGGCCGATGATACGCGCCGGTTTGCAGCGGCCATCGGCCTGAAGCCATTGACCACGCCGGTGTGCAGCCCGCAAAGTAACGGGATGGCCGAGAGCTTCGTGAAGACAATGAAGCGCGACTACGTTGCCTTCATGCCAAAGCCGGACGCAGCGACTGCTGCACGCAACTTGGCCATCGCGTTCGAGCATTACAACGAGAAGCATCCCCATAGCGCGCTGAAGTACCGCTCGCCTCGCGAGTTCCGGCGCTCAATGGATTCAGCAACCTTAGTGTGA
- a CDS encoding uracil-xanthine permease family protein — MQPASSAQSASHGADDAESSRDLVYGPNDRPAPMVAFVAAVQHLLAIIVPIVTPGLLICQALGVSSRDTTLIVSMSLVISGIATFVQCKRFGPLGAGLLIVQGTSFNFVGPLIAGGSVMVKQGTPVETVMAAIFGVVIAGSFVEMGVSRILPFVKRLITPLVTGIVVLLIGLTLIKVGLISMGGGYGAMANGTFASAQNLTLSCLVLGTIILLNRVPIVWVRSTALVIALVIGYLAAAFLGRLDFTGMHQAALFQIPTPLHFGIGFSWSLFIPMLIIYLVTSLEAIGDVTATSKISKEPVEGPVWMQRIKGGVLVNGANSLLAGVFNTFPSSVFAQNNGVIQITGVASRYVGIWIAGMLVVLGLFPVVAGALQAVPEPVLGGAAMVMFGAVAASGINILAGIHLDRRALLIIAVSLALGLGVSQVPDILNSLPHALKNVLESGVATGGVCALVMNWFLPEKK, encoded by the coding sequence ATGCAACCCGCCTCCTCCGCCCAATCCGCCTCCCACGGCGCCGACGACGCAGAATCGTCCCGCGACCTCGTCTACGGCCCGAACGACCGGCCCGCGCCGATGGTCGCCTTCGTCGCCGCGGTCCAGCACCTGCTGGCGATCATCGTGCCGATCGTCACGCCCGGCCTGCTGATCTGCCAGGCGCTCGGCGTGTCCAGTCGCGATACGACCCTTATCGTGTCGATGTCGCTGGTGATTTCCGGCATCGCCACCTTCGTCCAGTGCAAGCGCTTCGGGCCGCTCGGCGCCGGCCTGCTGATCGTCCAGGGCACGAGCTTCAACTTCGTCGGCCCGCTGATCGCCGGCGGCAGCGTGATGGTCAAGCAGGGCACGCCGGTCGAGACCGTGATGGCCGCGATCTTCGGCGTCGTGATCGCGGGCTCGTTCGTCGAGATGGGCGTGTCGCGCATCCTGCCGTTCGTGAAGCGGCTGATTACGCCGCTCGTCACCGGCATCGTCGTGCTGCTGATCGGCCTCACGCTGATCAAGGTCGGCCTGATCAGCATGGGCGGCGGCTACGGCGCGATGGCCAACGGCACGTTCGCGAGCGCGCAGAACCTGACGCTGTCGTGCCTCGTGCTCGGCACGATCATCCTGCTGAACCGCGTGCCGATCGTCTGGGTGCGCAGCACCGCGCTCGTGATCGCGCTCGTGATCGGCTATCTCGCGGCCGCGTTCCTGGGCCGCCTCGACTTCACCGGCATGCATCAGGCCGCGCTGTTCCAGATTCCGACGCCGCTGCACTTCGGCATCGGCTTCTCGTGGTCGCTGTTCATTCCGATGCTGATCATCTATCTCGTCACGTCGCTCGAAGCGATCGGCGACGTCACGGCCACCAGCAAGATCTCGAAGGAGCCGGTCGAAGGGCCGGTGTGGATGCAGCGGATCAAGGGCGGCGTGCTCGTCAACGGCGCGAACTCGCTGCTGGCCGGCGTGTTCAATACGTTCCCGAGCTCGGTGTTCGCGCAGAACAACGGCGTGATCCAGATCACCGGCGTCGCGAGCCGCTACGTCGGCATCTGGATCGCCGGGATGCTGGTGGTGCTCGGGCTGTTCCCGGTCGTCGCCGGCGCGCTGCAGGCCGTGCCGGAGCCGGTGCTGGGCGGCGCGGCAATGGTGATGTTCGGCGCGGTGGCCGCGTCGGGCATCAACATCCTCGCGGGCATTCATCTCGACCGACGCGCGCTGCTGATCATCGCGGTATCGCTGGCGCTCGGCCTCGGCGTGTCGCAGGTGCCGGACATCCTGAACAGCCTGCCGCATGCGCTGAAGAACGTGCTGGAATCGGGCGTCGCGACGGGCGGGGTCTGTGCGCTCGTGATGAACTGGTTCTTGCCGGAGAAGAAGTAA
- a CDS encoding TetR/AcrR family transcriptional regulator, with protein MKNETSSNSRENILAAARKVAQAHGYGGLNFRDLADVVGIKAASVYHHFPSKAELGAAVARRYREDSAAALEAMLAESADPLQCLRQYPDTFRKALESGNRMCLCSFMAAESDDLPAAVMKEVQAFADVNVAWLSKVLSAAGVGTPEACEQRARAIFAAIAGAQLMARSRADIALYDTLIESYRVAGLLPA; from the coding sequence GTGAAGAACGAAACAAGCTCGAACTCCAGGGAAAACATCCTGGCGGCCGCCAGAAAGGTCGCGCAGGCGCATGGCTACGGCGGGCTGAATTTTCGTGACCTCGCGGACGTCGTCGGCATCAAGGCTGCCAGCGTCTACCATCACTTTCCGAGCAAGGCCGAACTCGGCGCCGCGGTCGCGAGGCGCTATCGGGAGGACTCGGCGGCTGCGCTGGAGGCCATGTTGGCCGAATCCGCGGATCCGCTCCAATGTCTGCGCCAGTATCCCGATACGTTTCGCAAGGCGCTCGAGAGCGGCAACCGCATGTGCCTCTGCAGCTTCATGGCCGCCGAAAGCGACGACCTGCCGGCGGCGGTGATGAAAGAGGTCCAGGCGTTTGCGGATGTCAATGTCGCGTGGCTGAGCAAAGTCCTGTCCGCTGCGGGCGTGGGCACGCCCGAAGCGTGCGAACAGCGGGCGCGCGCCATCTTCGCCGCCATCGCCGGCGCTCAGCTCATGGCCAGAAGCCGTGCGGATATCGCGCTATATGACACGTTGATCGAGAGCTATCGCGTGGCGGGTCTGCTGCCGGCATAG
- a CDS encoding TniQ family protein — MESLLSYLCRLAVSHTVSLAALSRKVASTMGWEISGRDDWSLANICGMGEAANNWSAALSAMTGVGRLDNLTLLPWRDVVSQLGLTNRSLRWCPECFAQDKAEGRSPYFRLAWTVNDMMACPDHRRWSSPLKHRT; from the coding sequence GTGGAGAGTCTGCTGAGCTATCTGTGCCGACTGGCCGTGTCGCACACCGTTTCGCTGGCGGCCCTGTCGCGCAAGGTGGCGTCGACGATGGGCTGGGAGATTTCGGGGCGCGACGATTGGAGCCTGGCGAATATCTGCGGCATGGGTGAGGCGGCAAACAACTGGTCGGCGGCGCTTTCGGCGATGACCGGTGTCGGGCGCCTGGATAATCTGACGCTGCTGCCGTGGCGAGATGTTGTCTCCCAGCTTGGTTTGACGAACCGGTCGTTGCGCTGGTGCCCGGAGTGTTTCGCACAGGACAAAGCCGAGGGGCGGTCGCCGTACTTCCGCCTGGCGTGGACGGTTAACGATATGATGGCGTGTCCTGACCATAGGCGCTGGAGCAGCCCCTTGAAACACCGGACATAG
- the selB gene encoding selenocysteine-specific translation elongation factor, producing the protein MIVGTAGHIDHGKTTLVRALTGVDTDRLKEEKARGISIELGYAYTPLDNGDVLGLIDVPGHEKLIHTMAAGACGIDFALLVIAADDGVMPQTREHLAILQLLGVTHGAVALTKCDRVDAARIAQVRDEIAAWLHDSSLADAPIFETCATIAGDAGVVALKRCLTEAAIAWRARRDDGLFRLAVDRVFTLAGQGTVVTGTAFAGRVTTGDTLAVVRTGGAARVRSIHAQNRAVETGRAGERCALNLAGVDKADVERGDTIADARLAATSPRLDVELTLLDDAGLTLTHWAPLHVHLGTLHRVAHVALLDGDTLVAGQRMRVQLVFDEPVFALPGDRFIVRNPQATRTVGGGRVLDPFGPARKRRTPARRAWLDALAAWLDEGRLDALLAQAPLGIARATLTHLTGFAPDALTLPDDALAIGQRDAASNDGAVFSRAHWLALQARAIEVLRTYHERMPDEQGLDAARLRRMAAPLIGDALWRALVDALVDGGQVARSGPWLHLPSHAVSLDAREEAVAQQLLPLLQAGRFDPPWVRDLARDTGVAEETVRTLLRKLARRGDVHQVVRDLFYHADVVRELAELVAHLVQSRGAALDAATFRDATGLGRKRAIQILEFFDRVGYTRFHRDLHFLRPDSGWIGSRA; encoded by the coding sequence ATGATCGTCGGCACTGCAGGACACATCGACCACGGCAAGACGACGCTCGTGCGCGCGCTCACCGGCGTCGACACCGACCGGTTGAAAGAGGAGAAGGCGCGCGGCATTTCGATCGAACTTGGCTATGCGTATACGCCGCTCGACAACGGCGACGTGCTCGGCCTGATCGACGTGCCGGGCCACGAGAAGCTGATTCACACGATGGCGGCCGGCGCGTGCGGGATCGATTTCGCGCTGCTCGTGATCGCCGCCGACGACGGCGTGATGCCGCAGACGCGCGAGCATCTGGCGATCCTGCAACTGCTCGGCGTGACGCACGGCGCGGTTGCGCTGACGAAGTGCGATCGCGTCGACGCCGCGCGCATCGCGCAGGTGCGCGACGAGATCGCTGCGTGGCTGCACGATTCTTCGCTGGCGGATGCACCGATTTTCGAAACCTGCGCGACGATCGCGGGCGATGCGGGTGTCGTCGCGCTGAAGCGCTGCCTGACCGAGGCGGCGATCGCGTGGCGCGCGCGGCGCGACGACGGCCTGTTCCGGCTCGCGGTCGATCGCGTGTTCACGCTGGCGGGGCAGGGAACCGTCGTGACGGGCACCGCGTTCGCGGGCCGCGTGACGACCGGCGACACGCTGGCCGTCGTGCGCACGGGCGGCGCGGCGCGTGTGCGCAGCATCCATGCGCAGAACCGCGCGGTCGAGACGGGGCGCGCGGGTGAACGCTGTGCGCTGAACCTGGCGGGCGTCGACAAGGCGGACGTCGAGCGCGGCGACACCATCGCGGATGCGCGGCTGGCCGCGACCTCGCCGCGCCTCGACGTCGAGCTGACGCTGCTCGACGATGCCGGGCTGACGCTCACGCACTGGGCGCCGCTGCACGTGCATCTCGGCACGCTGCATCGCGTCGCGCACGTCGCGCTGCTCGACGGCGACACGCTCGTGGCCGGCCAGCGGATGCGCGTGCAACTGGTGTTCGACGAGCCCGTGTTCGCGTTGCCGGGCGATCGCTTCATCGTCCGCAATCCGCAGGCGACGCGCACGGTCGGCGGCGGGCGCGTGCTCGATCCGTTCGGTCCCGCGCGCAAGCGCCGCACCCCAGCGCGCCGCGCGTGGCTCGATGCGCTGGCCGCATGGCTCGACGAAGGGCGGCTCGATGCGCTACTCGCGCAGGCGCCGCTCGGTATCGCACGTGCGACGCTGACGCATCTGACCGGTTTCGCGCCGGATGCCTTGACGTTACCCGACGATGCGCTGGCGATCGGCCAGCGCGATGCCGCGTCGAACGACGGCGCGGTGTTTTCGCGCGCGCATTGGCTTGCGTTGCAGGCGCGCGCGATCGAGGTACTGCGCACGTATCACGAGCGGATGCCGGACGAGCAGGGGCTCGACGCTGCGCGTCTGCGGCGCATGGCCGCGCCGCTCATTGGCGATGCGCTGTGGCGCGCGCTCGTCGATGCGCTGGTCGATGGCGGACAGGTCGCGCGCAGCGGGCCGTGGCTGCATTTGCCGTCGCATGCGGTGAGTCTCGATGCGCGCGAGGAGGCCGTGGCGCAGCAACTGCTGCCGCTGCTGCAGGCCGGGCGCTTCGATCCGCCCTGGGTGCGCGATCTGGCGCGCGACACGGGCGTGGCGGAGGAGACGGTGCGCACGCTGTTGCGCAAGCTCGCGCGGCGCGGCGACGTGCATCAGGTCGTGCGCGACCTGTTCTATCACGCGGACGTGGTGCGCGAACTGGCCGAGCTGGTCGCGCATCTCGTGCAGTCGCGCGGCGCTGCGCTCGATGCCGCGACGTTTCGCGATGCGACGGGGCTTGGGCGCAAGCGCGCGATCCAGATTCTCGAGTTCTTCGACCGGGTTGGGTATACTCGCTTCCACCGCGATCTTCACTTCCTGCGGCCTGACAGCGGTTGGATTGGTAGTCGGGCGTAG
- a CDS encoding glutathione S-transferase: MRSDITDFDATRLPLMKIYDFPTGPYPTRVRIALAEKNLQSRVEFVMVDLYKGEHKKPEFIAQKNYSGTLPVLEPDDGTLIAECTAITQYLDALDGAPTLTGRTPLEQGMIHMMSKRAELELLDAISVYFHHGTPGLGPDVETYQNAEWGFRQRDKALRGMRYFDEVLKRQPYVAGEAFSMADITVIGGLIFASIVKLPVPAEYAALQAWYARMKERPSVKNQPAFSALIEASSD, encoded by the coding sequence ATGCGTTCCGACATTACCGATTTCGATGCAACCCGACTTCCCCTGATGAAGATTTACGATTTCCCGACCGGGCCTTATCCGACCCGCGTGCGCATCGCGTTGGCCGAGAAGAACCTTCAGTCGCGCGTCGAGTTCGTGATGGTCGATCTTTACAAGGGGGAACACAAAAAGCCGGAGTTCATCGCGCAGAAAAACTACTCGGGCACGCTGCCGGTGCTCGAACCCGACGACGGGACGCTCATTGCCGAGTGCACGGCCATTACCCAGTACCTGGACGCACTCGACGGCGCGCCGACCCTCACCGGCAGGACGCCGCTCGAACAGGGCATGATCCACATGATGAGCAAGCGGGCCGAACTGGAGCTGCTCGACGCCATCAGCGTCTATTTCCACCACGGCACGCCGGGGCTGGGGCCGGACGTCGAAACCTATCAGAACGCCGAGTGGGGATTCCGTCAACGCGACAAAGCCCTGAGGGGCATGCGCTACTTCGATGAGGTCCTGAAAAGACAGCCGTATGTCGCCGGGGAGGCCTTCTCGATGGCCGACATTACCGTCATCGGCGGCTTGATCTTTGCGTCGATCGTGAAGTTGCCGGTGCCCGCCGAGTACGCGGCGCTTCAGGCGTGGTACGCGAGGATGAAGGAGCGCCCCAGCGTGAAGAACCAGCCAGCGTTTTCAGCGCTGATCGAGGCGTCGTCCGATTGA
- a CDS encoding ATP-dependent nuclease gives MRIEKVKVEGFRLLQDVEIILESNSTVIVGRNNSGKTSLTDIFDRFTGETGARFRLEDFSARSRSKFFDAKTLREKEASPEEILAALPKIVLTLTFVYDSVAPNLGPLAPFVIDLDVASTKAIVRVEYGPTLATLHTLLDVPTPAEGVNPNTHFLRSLRETLPKAYGIHVCAIDPTDDTNRRDFEGTAALAALMQCNFVRAQRTLDHARHGDADVIGKLLSSLFKTAATPTAAAADQELAAKLKASVEDIERNVQEDFDEMLKKLLPAMEVLGFPSLNDTELRPETSLNVEALLSDHTKIVYTGSDGVHLPEGYNGLGTRNLIYMLLQLESFHKTYRAKATRPVTHLIFIEEPEAHLHPQMQEVFINQLNAAIGKLSASYPDEPAWKVQFIITTHSPHVANAASFEAVRYFLNDSTEKASTRHTKVKDFKRGMTTIPAEDQDFLHQYMTLTKCDLYFADKAIMVEGTTERLLMPRLCELVDKTLDERHKLARQYVTCVEVGGAYAHIFYPLLDFLELKTLVITDLDSTKLMEKESKHGKKIKTWEKCPVAEGERTSNAAIKEWFHPKDKKDEDDWQITLAELATKTATEKQRGYRRIAYQVPEVDGSAVCARSYEDALVLANPDRFDWPKEHDEATEAWHIAQGLAKADTALRFAIREKNWTVPRYIREGLAWLSEPPPAEIVPTIENPEVLANAEKA, from the coding sequence ATGCGCATTGAAAAGGTCAAGGTCGAAGGATTTCGACTGCTTCAGGACGTCGAGATCATACTGGAATCTAATTCCACCGTGATCGTCGGACGAAACAACAGTGGCAAAACGTCCCTCACCGATATATTCGATCGCTTCACGGGAGAAACCGGCGCCCGCTTCCGGCTGGAAGATTTCTCGGCCAGGTCGCGCAGCAAATTTTTTGATGCGAAGACGCTGCGAGAAAAGGAGGCCAGCCCAGAGGAAATACTCGCGGCACTCCCGAAAATCGTACTGACTCTTACCTTCGTCTACGACAGCGTGGCACCGAATTTAGGCCCTCTTGCACCATTCGTTATCGACTTAGACGTTGCATCTACCAAAGCGATTGTGCGCGTCGAGTATGGTCCAACATTAGCCACGCTCCACACCTTGCTTGATGTACCGACGCCAGCGGAAGGCGTAAATCCGAACACTCACTTTCTCCGCTCATTGCGCGAAACGCTACCGAAGGCGTACGGCATCCACGTATGCGCCATCGACCCGACAGACGACACTAACCGACGCGACTTTGAGGGAACGGCTGCGCTAGCTGCCTTAATGCAATGCAACTTCGTTCGTGCTCAGCGTACTCTCGACCATGCGAGGCACGGCGACGCTGATGTTATCGGAAAACTACTCAGCTCACTCTTCAAGACTGCCGCAACACCAACAGCGGCGGCGGCAGATCAGGAGCTCGCCGCCAAACTTAAGGCTTCCGTCGAAGACATCGAACGAAACGTTCAAGAAGACTTCGACGAGATGCTGAAAAAACTGCTTCCGGCCATGGAAGTACTGGGCTTCCCGAGCCTCAACGATACGGAGCTTCGACCGGAAACCTCCTTGAACGTTGAGGCGCTTCTATCTGACCATACTAAGATCGTCTATACAGGTTCGGACGGCGTGCACTTGCCAGAAGGCTATAACGGATTAGGCACTCGCAACTTGATTTATATGCTGTTGCAGCTTGAGAGCTTCCACAAAACCTACCGCGCAAAAGCAACCCGCCCCGTTACCCACTTGATTTTTATCGAAGAACCTGAGGCACACTTGCACCCGCAGATGCAAGAGGTTTTCATCAACCAATTGAATGCAGCCATCGGCAAGCTATCGGCCAGTTACCCCGACGAGCCAGCCTGGAAAGTGCAGTTCATTATTACAACGCATTCGCCGCATGTAGCAAACGCTGCGTCGTTCGAGGCAGTGCGGTATTTTCTGAACGATTCGACAGAGAAGGCGAGCACTCGCCATACCAAGGTCAAGGATTTCAAAAGAGGGATGACCACCATTCCCGCCGAAGACCAGGACTTCCTTCACCAGTACATGACGCTAACCAAGTGTGACCTGTACTTTGCAGACAAAGCGATCATGGTGGAAGGAACCACGGAACGACTCCTTATGCCGCGCCTTTGTGAGCTGGTCGACAAGACGCTCGACGAAAGACATAAGCTGGCCCGACAGTATGTGACCTGTGTCGAAGTAGGTGGCGCCTACGCGCACATCTTTTATCCCCTACTCGATTTTCTGGAACTCAAAACGCTCGTCATCACCGACCTCGATTCAACAAAGCTGATGGAAAAAGAGAGCAAGCACGGAAAGAAGATAAAAACATGGGAGAAATGCCCAGTCGCCGAAGGCGAACGAACCTCTAATGCAGCCATCAAAGAATGGTTTCATCCAAAAGACAAGAAGGACGAGGATGACTGGCAAATCACTCTAGCAGAACTTGCGACCAAAACGGCGACCGAGAAACAGCGCGGCTATCGCAGAATTGCCTACCAAGTCCCGGAGGTGGATGGTTCCGCCGTCTGTGCCCGCAGTTACGAAGATGCGCTTGTCCTTGCCAACCCGGATCGATTTGATTGGCCGAAAGAACACGACGAAGCAACGGAGGCATGGCATATCGCCCAGGGCCTCGCGAAGGCGGACACCGCTTTACGGTTTGCAATTCGTGAGAAGAACTGGACGGTGCCGCGCTACATCCGAGAGGGTCTCGCATGGCTCTCCGAACCTCCTCCTGCAGAGATAGTACCCACTATAGAAAATCCGGAAGTGCTAGCCAATGCGGAGAAAGCATGA